A stretch of the Panthera uncia isolate 11264 chromosome E2 unlocalized genomic scaffold, Puncia_PCG_1.0 HiC_scaffold_20, whole genome shotgun sequence genome encodes the following:
- the DEF8 gene encoding differentially expressed in FDCP 8 homolog isoform X1, translated as MEYDEKLARFRQAHLNPFNKQLVPRQHEQRASEEAPDFASEEALPELPPGEPEFHCTERVMDLGLSEDHFSRPVGLFLASDIQQLRQAIEECKQVILELPEHSEKQKDAVVRLIHLRLKLQELKDPNEDEPNIRVLLEHRFYKEKSKSVKQTCDKCNTIIWGLIQTWYTCTGCYYRCHSKCLNLISKPCVRSKVSHQAEYELNICPETGLDSQDYRCAECRAPISLRGVPSEARQCDYTGQYYCSHCHWNDLAIIPARVVHNWDFEPRKVSRCSMRYLALMVSRPVLRLREINPLLFNYVEELVEIRKLRQDILLMKPYFITCKEAMEARLLLQLQDRQHFVENDEMYSVQDLLDAHTGRLSCSLTETHTLFAKHIKLDCERCQAKGFVCELCREGDVLFPFDSHTSVCTECSAVFHRDCYYDNSTTCPKCARLTLRKQSLFQEPGPDVDA; from the exons ATGGAATATGATGAGAAGCTGGCCCGGTTCCGGCAGGCCCATCTCAACCCCTTCAACAAGCAGCTGGTGCCAAGGCAGCATGAGCAGAGGGCCAGCGAGGAGGCCCCAGACTTCGCTTCTGAAG AGGCCCTGCCTGAGTTGCCCCCTGGAGAGCCAGAATTCCACTGCACTGAGCGAGTGATGGATCTCGGCCTTTCTGAGGACCACTTCTCCCGCCCTGTG GGTCTCTTCCTGGCCTCTGACATTCAGCAGCTGCGGCAGGCCATCGAGGAGTGCAAGCAGGTGATTCTGGAGCTGCCCGAGCACTCGGAGAAGCAGAAGGATGCCGTAGTTCGGCTCATCCACCTCCGGCTGAAACTCCAGGAGCTGAAG GACCCCAACGAGGACGAGCCCAACATCCGAGTCCTCCTCGAGCACCGTTTCTACAAGGAGAAGAGCAAGAGTGTGAAGCAAACCTGTGACAAGTGCAACACCATTATCTGGGGGCTCATTCAGACCTGGTACACCTGTACAG gctgttATTACCGCTGTCATAGCAAGTGCTTGAACCTCATCTCCAAGCCCTGCGTGCGCTCCAAAGTCAGCCACCAAGCGGAATACGAGCTGAACATCTGCCCCGAGACAGGGCTGGACAGCCAGGATTACCGCTGCGCGGAGTGCCGGGCGCCCATCTCTCTGC GGGGCGTGCCCAGCGAGGCCCGGCAGTGTGACTATACCGGCCAGTACTACTGCAGCCATTGCCACTGGAATGACCTGGCTATCATCCCTGCACGAGTTGTGCACAACTGGGACTTTGAGCCGcgcaag GTGTCCCGCTGCAGCATGCGCTACCTGGCACTGATGGTGTCTCGTCCAGTCCTCAGGCTCCGCGAGATCAACCCTCTGCTCTTCAACTACGTGGAGGAGCTGGTGGAGATCAGG AAGCTGCGCCAGGACATCCTGCTCATGAAGCCATACTTCATCACTTGCAAGGAGGCCATGGAGGCACGTCTGCTCCTGCAG CTCCAGGACCGGCAGCATTTTGTGGAGAACGATGAGATGTACTCTGTCCAGGACCTGCTGGATGCGCACACGGGCCGCCTCAGCTGCTCGCTCACGGAGACCCACACACTCTTTGCCAAGCACATCAAGCTGGACTGTGAG CGGTGTCAGGCCAAGGGCTTCGTATGCGAGCTCTGCAGAGAGGGTGATGTGCTGTTCCCCTTCGACAGCCACACGTCCGTGTGCACCGAGTGCTCTGCTGTCTTCCACAG ggactGCTACTATGACAACTCTACCACGTGCCCCAAGTGTGCCCGGCTCACCTTGCGGAAGCAGTCACTCTTCCAGGAGCCTGGTCCAGATGTGGATGCCTAG
- the DEF8 gene encoding differentially expressed in FDCP 8 homolog isoform X2 has protein sequence MEYDEKLARFRQAHLNPFNKQLVPRQHEQRASEEAPDFASEEALPELPPGEPEFHCTERVMDLGLSEDHFSRPVGLFLASDIQQLRQAIEECKQVILELPEHSEKQKDAVVRLIHLRLKLQELKDPNEDEPNIRVLLEHRFYKEKSKSVKQTCDKCNTIIWGLIQTWYTCTGCYYRCHSKCLNLISKPCVRSKVSHQAEYELNICPETGLDSQDYRCAECRAPISLRGVPSEARQCDYTGQYYCSHCHWNDLAIIPARVVHNWDFEPRKVSRCSMRYLALMVSRPVLRLREINPLLFNYVEELVEIRKLRQDILLMKPYFITCKEAMEARLLLQLQDRQHFVENDEMYSVQDLLDAHTGRLSCSLTETHTLFAKHIKLDCERCQAKGFVCELCREGDVLFPFDSHTSVCTECSAVFHREMIYSFDQDLKGAMTQRI, from the exons ATGGAATATGATGAGAAGCTGGCCCGGTTCCGGCAGGCCCATCTCAACCCCTTCAACAAGCAGCTGGTGCCAAGGCAGCATGAGCAGAGGGCCAGCGAGGAGGCCCCAGACTTCGCTTCTGAAG AGGCCCTGCCTGAGTTGCCCCCTGGAGAGCCAGAATTCCACTGCACTGAGCGAGTGATGGATCTCGGCCTTTCTGAGGACCACTTCTCCCGCCCTGTG GGTCTCTTCCTGGCCTCTGACATTCAGCAGCTGCGGCAGGCCATCGAGGAGTGCAAGCAGGTGATTCTGGAGCTGCCCGAGCACTCGGAGAAGCAGAAGGATGCCGTAGTTCGGCTCATCCACCTCCGGCTGAAACTCCAGGAGCTGAAG GACCCCAACGAGGACGAGCCCAACATCCGAGTCCTCCTCGAGCACCGTTTCTACAAGGAGAAGAGCAAGAGTGTGAAGCAAACCTGTGACAAGTGCAACACCATTATCTGGGGGCTCATTCAGACCTGGTACACCTGTACAG gctgttATTACCGCTGTCATAGCAAGTGCTTGAACCTCATCTCCAAGCCCTGCGTGCGCTCCAAAGTCAGCCACCAAGCGGAATACGAGCTGAACATCTGCCCCGAGACAGGGCTGGACAGCCAGGATTACCGCTGCGCGGAGTGCCGGGCGCCCATCTCTCTGC GGGGCGTGCCCAGCGAGGCCCGGCAGTGTGACTATACCGGCCAGTACTACTGCAGCCATTGCCACTGGAATGACCTGGCTATCATCCCTGCACGAGTTGTGCACAACTGGGACTTTGAGCCGcgcaag GTGTCCCGCTGCAGCATGCGCTACCTGGCACTGATGGTGTCTCGTCCAGTCCTCAGGCTCCGCGAGATCAACCCTCTGCTCTTCAACTACGTGGAGGAGCTGGTGGAGATCAGG AAGCTGCGCCAGGACATCCTGCTCATGAAGCCATACTTCATCACTTGCAAGGAGGCCATGGAGGCACGTCTGCTCCTGCAG CTCCAGGACCGGCAGCATTTTGTGGAGAACGATGAGATGTACTCTGTCCAGGACCTGCTGGATGCGCACACGGGCCGCCTCAGCTGCTCGCTCACGGAGACCCACACACTCTTTGCCAAGCACATCAAGCTGGACTGTGAG CGGTGTCAGGCCAAGGGCTTCGTATGCGAGCTCTGCAGAGAGGGTGATGTGCTGTTCCCCTTCGACAGCCACACGTCCGTGTGCACCGAGTGCTCTGCTGTCTTCCACAG AGAGATGATCTACAGTTTTGACCAGGATCTCAAAGGGGCCATGACCCAGCGAATATAA
- the DEF8 gene encoding differentially expressed in FDCP 8 homolog isoform X3, protein MEYDEKLARFRQAHLNPFNKQLVPRQHEQRASEEAPDFASEEALPELPPGEPEFHCTERVMDLGLSEDHFSRPVGLFLASDIQQLRQAIEECKQVILELPEHSEKQKDAVVRLIHLRLKLQELKDPNEDEPNIRVLLEHRFYKEKSKSVKQTCDKCNTIIWGLIQTWYTCTGCYYRCHSKCLNLISKPCVRSKVSHQAEYELNICPETGLDSQDYRCAECRAPISLRGVPSEARQCDYTGQYYCSHCHWNDLAIIPARVVHNWDFEPRKVSRCSMRYLALMVSRPVLRLREINPLLFNYVEELVEIRKLRQDILLMKPYFITCKEAMEARLLLQDLLDAHTGRLSCSLTETHTLFAKHIKLDCERCQAKGFVCELCREGDVLFPFDSHTSVCTECSAVFHRDCYYDNSTTCPKCARLTLRKQSLFQEPGPDVDA, encoded by the exons ATGGAATATGATGAGAAGCTGGCCCGGTTCCGGCAGGCCCATCTCAACCCCTTCAACAAGCAGCTGGTGCCAAGGCAGCATGAGCAGAGGGCCAGCGAGGAGGCCCCAGACTTCGCTTCTGAAG AGGCCCTGCCTGAGTTGCCCCCTGGAGAGCCAGAATTCCACTGCACTGAGCGAGTGATGGATCTCGGCCTTTCTGAGGACCACTTCTCCCGCCCTGTG GGTCTCTTCCTGGCCTCTGACATTCAGCAGCTGCGGCAGGCCATCGAGGAGTGCAAGCAGGTGATTCTGGAGCTGCCCGAGCACTCGGAGAAGCAGAAGGATGCCGTAGTTCGGCTCATCCACCTCCGGCTGAAACTCCAGGAGCTGAAG GACCCCAACGAGGACGAGCCCAACATCCGAGTCCTCCTCGAGCACCGTTTCTACAAGGAGAAGAGCAAGAGTGTGAAGCAAACCTGTGACAAGTGCAACACCATTATCTGGGGGCTCATTCAGACCTGGTACACCTGTACAG gctgttATTACCGCTGTCATAGCAAGTGCTTGAACCTCATCTCCAAGCCCTGCGTGCGCTCCAAAGTCAGCCACCAAGCGGAATACGAGCTGAACATCTGCCCCGAGACAGGGCTGGACAGCCAGGATTACCGCTGCGCGGAGTGCCGGGCGCCCATCTCTCTGC GGGGCGTGCCCAGCGAGGCCCGGCAGTGTGACTATACCGGCCAGTACTACTGCAGCCATTGCCACTGGAATGACCTGGCTATCATCCCTGCACGAGTTGTGCACAACTGGGACTTTGAGCCGcgcaag GTGTCCCGCTGCAGCATGCGCTACCTGGCACTGATGGTGTCTCGTCCAGTCCTCAGGCTCCGCGAGATCAACCCTCTGCTCTTCAACTACGTGGAGGAGCTGGTGGAGATCAGG AAGCTGCGCCAGGACATCCTGCTCATGAAGCCATACTTCATCACTTGCAAGGAGGCCATGGAGGCACGTCTGCTCCTGCAG GACCTGCTGGATGCGCACACGGGCCGCCTCAGCTGCTCGCTCACGGAGACCCACACACTCTTTGCCAAGCACATCAAGCTGGACTGTGAG CGGTGTCAGGCCAAGGGCTTCGTATGCGAGCTCTGCAGAGAGGGTGATGTGCTGTTCCCCTTCGACAGCCACACGTCCGTGTGCACCGAGTGCTCTGCTGTCTTCCACAG ggactGCTACTATGACAACTCTACCACGTGCCCCAAGTGTGCCCGGCTCACCTTGCGGAAGCAGTCACTCTTCCAGGAGCCTGGTCCAGATGTGGATGCCTAG
- the LOC125916269 gene encoding tigger transposable element-derived protein 1-like — METMERLLHVWLEDQSQRNVPLSVTAIQEKAKSLFDDLQRERGASSPTEKFTASKGWFVRFKERHRLPHFKINSTAPGNKDIYPEALRSIIEEGEYTPQQVFNVDETGLYWKRMPEGTFISVEEKAEPGFKSSRDRLMLLLGGNAAGDFKLKPLLVYHLENPKALKGYSKPNLPVIWRSNKKAWATRSIFQEWFTYFFCPAVERYCAQNNLTHKALLILDNAPCHPVNLSDLSDNVRVEYLHDSTADSIQPMGQGIASAFKAHYVRRTFEHILEATDGEDTATIREFWRNYSIMDAVDNIALAWEALRPATMNSVWKKIWPECVRFQSVSQADNIAQLQQNIVSLAKNVAFEEVVEADVDQLLRSHEEDLSNKELMQLEREPAEEESEDAPPALRQLTTGRLSAAFAHFEAGLQVLTSDGPNDDWKLKVSGAINDAINCYRELYNEKKRRSKQLS; from the coding sequence ATGGAGACCATGGAGCGCCTGCTGCACGTGTGGCTTGAAGACCAGAGCCAGCGAAATGTGCCCCTGAGTGTCACAGCTATTCAGGAGAAGGCTAAGAGTTTGTTTGATGACTTACAGCGTGAAAGAGGTGCAAGCTCTCCAACAGAAAAGTTTACTGCAAGTAAAGGGTGGTTTGTGAGATTCAAGGAGCGCCACCGTTTGCCCCACTTCAAGATAAACAGCACGGCTCCTGGAAACAAGGACATATATCCAGAAGCGCTAAGAAGCATCATTGAAGAAGGTGAGTATACCCCCCAGCAGGTTTTTAACGTAGATGAGACGGGGCTTTATTGGAAGAGAATGCCTGAAGGAACGTTCATTTCTGTGGAAGAGAAAGCTGAGCCAGGCTTTAAATCATCCAGAGATCGCTTGATGCTGCTTCTTGGTGGCAATGCAGCTGgggactttaagttgaagccctTATTGGTGTACCACTTGGAAAACCCCAAGGCTCTGAAAGGATACTCCAAGCCCAATTTGCCTGTAATTTGGCGCTCAAACAAAAAGGCCTGGGCAACCAGGAGCATCTTTCAGGAATGGTTCACATACTTTTTTTGCCCAGCCGTTGAAAGATACTGTGCCCAGAATAATCTCACCCACAAAGCGTTGCTCATCCTAGACAATGCCCCATGCCACCCGGTAAATTTGAGTGATCTGTCTGATAATGTAAGAGTGGAATATCTTCATGACAGTACAGCTGACTCCATCCAGCCCATGGGTCAAGGCATAGCCTCCGCCTTCAAAGCTCATTACGTGAGAAGAACTTTTGAGCACATCCTAGAAGCAACAGATGGGGAGGATACAGCCACGATCAGGGAGTTCTGGAGAAACTACAGCATCATGGATGCTGTAGACAACATTGCACTAGCTTGGGAGGCGCTGAGACCGGCAACGATGAACAGCGTGTGGAAGAAGATCTGGCCTGAGTGTGTTCGGTTCCAGAGCGTTTCCCAAGCAGATAACATTGCACAACTTCAACAAAACATTGTGAGCCTTGCCAAGAATGTGGCTTTCGAAGAGGTTGTAGAAGCCGACGTGGACCAGTTGCTGAGGTCCCACGAGGAGGATCTCTCGAACAAGGAACTGATGCAGCTAGAGCGGGAGCCTGCAGAAGAGGAGAGTGAAGATGCCCCGCCCGCCCTGCGTCAGCTAACCACAGGAAGACTCTCAGCAGCCTTCGCACACTTCGAGGCAGGCCTACAGGTCCTTACAAGTGACGGCCCTAATGATGATTGGAAACTGAAAGTTTCGGGAGCAATCAATGATGCGATCAACTGCTACAGGGAATTGTACAATGAGAAGAAGCGGCGCTCAAAGCAACTATCTTAG